DNA from Mucilaginibacter mallensis:
TATTGGATTTAATTTTTAATTATAATATTAACTTTTTGAAACTTTTTTTAAATAAATGCGTATAATAACTTTCCTATTAATTAATTAACATAAACTAATAAAACATGATAAAACTTTACACGGGGCTGTTCTTACTATGCTTGGCAGGGCTGATATCCTGCAAAAAAAGCAGTGATAATTCTAAAAAGGGCAGTCAACCCGTAGTGAAGATAGCGCCTGACGGTTTTAATTATGCCACCGCCAGGAACGTTAAATTGAATTTAACACTACAATCACCTACAGGCCAGGCGTTGAGCGGCATAGTAGTAAGCGTATACAGGCCGGATAGTACGGCAGCAACCAATGCCATCTTTAAAGGCACAACAGATAAAAATGGAAACCTTACGGCTACCATTAGTGTGCCTACATCTATTAATTCATTAATTATAGATCCGGCGTATCTTGGTTTAATGCATAATGCCCACGCCAATATTAATGCTAATGCAATTACCGCATCATTAGGCGGATCGGCAGGTTATAGCGGTGATATTGTTCCGGATGCTCTGCCTACTTCAGGTTCAGGCTCGGGTACTGCTTTAAATTTAATGCATACGGCCAGTGTTGTCAACGGATCAACTACCTATAGCTATCCTTCACCATATACAGCAACTTCAAATGCGGTTTTAAATACCCTGCAATTTCCGGCTACTGAAGGCGTTCCCAAATACCTGGTAACATCTGATGTGGTCAGTTCGACCTTATTATCCTATGTAAATGCCTCTCTTCCTGAGGGCAAGCCGGTAACAACCACGCACCCTAACTATCTTTCAAGCACTGCAGTTTCCACACTTAATGTTACTGCAACAGCTGATGTATGGGTAACCTTTGTTGCCGAAGGGGCAGGGAATTTAAATAGTTTGGCTTATTATACTTATCCTACCGGCACACCGCCAGCAAGCACTGCCGACATTAAAACAGCAACACTTATATTTCCCAATGCTTCGGGGCTTGGTTCAGGAGGAGGGCTGCTGGCTGGCGATAAAGTTAAATTAGGTACATTTCCTGCCGGCACCTCCATTGGGTTTATATTGCTTGCTTACGCGTGGACAGGATTGGGGGTAGATGTAACAACTCCCAAATATTATTCAACAGATGCTTTAAACCCGGAAACCACTGTCAGCTTGCAAAAGCATACCGTAGTGTTATATGATAGCGCAGACAACCTGACCCTGATAGGATTTGAAGACACGAACAGGCAAACCGGTGGTTCGGATAATGACTTTAACGATGTAGTTTTTTATGCTACGTCAAACCCTGTTACAGCTATATCCAATACGAATATACCGCCTATAGCCAAACCTCTGGATACAGATGGCGATGGTGTTCCTGATGCTTCTGACGCGTTTCCTAATGATCCGACCCGTGCTTATATCACTTATTATCCTTCGCAAACCGGTTTCGCCAGTATTGCATTTGAAGATAACTGGCCATCAAAAGGCGATTATGATATGAATGACCTGGTGCTGAACTATCGTTATACGTTTGTTAGCAACGCACAAAACCAGGTAGTAACCCTTCAGGCTGATTATAATGTAGCGGCGGCCGGGGCATCCTTTAAAAATGGGTTTGGTCTGCAACTACCTGTCGCAGCTTCGGCTGTACAATCTGTTACCGGCCAGCTATTTAAAAACACTTACATAACTTTAGCATCGAACGGGGTAGAAGCGGGACAAAGCAAAGCTGTTATTATACCTTTTGATAATACTGATGCCATGATCAATAATCCCGATTTCTCTTTCTTTGTGAATACCGAAAACTCAAAAAGCAAGGTCACTGGTATAACATCTTCGGTACTGGTTACGTTTACAACGCCAATTGCGCAGTCGACTCTTGATGTATCTACATTTAATCCGTTCCTGATCAGTAATGGAAGGCGTACCTATGAAGTACACTTACCGGGTTATGCGCCAACTGATAAGGCAGATACCAAGCTATTTGGTACCAATGACGATGCTTCAGTACCATCACAGGGTAAATATTATCTCTCAAATGCCAATTGGCCATGGGCGATCAATTATACCACGCCGTTTGTTTACCCGATTGAAGGTATAAATATCACCAATGCCTACCTGCACTTTGCAGATTGGGCGGGTTCGGCCGGTGCGTCCTATACTGATTGGTATAGTAATACGGCTGATGGCTATCGCAATAATGACAACCTATACCTTAAATAACAAGCCATATTTTTTAGTAAAGCCGCCGCATTATCCGGCGGCTTTATTATTTATACCTATTGGCCTTTACTTTATTAGTTGGAACTATTAATTTAGCAGTATCCCTATTAAATTTATATGACTATAAGATACCTGGTATTTGGCTTTGCCATCACTTTATGCAATTTGGCAAATGCCCAGCAAGCTGCAATCCGCAATAATTATAAGGATGAAAAAGGTTTACCCCATTTAAAAATTGAACGTGAAATGATTTATACGCCAGGAAATAGCTGGCTGTATAATCACCACGCGGCAATTATTGAATTTAAAGGGAAACTGATCGCCACATGGTCAAACGGATTGGTGGATGAAGATTCGCCGGGACAGCGGGTTGTTTTTTCTGTGTCAAGTGATTTTGAACACTGGTCGGCACCCGGTATAATAGCCGAGCCCGAAAAAGCTGCGAACGGTATGCAGAAAGTGCTTACCGCAGCAGGCCTGTACAAGTATAATGGCAAGCTGGTAGCCTATTATGGCGAATATGAAAAAGACAGAACGCATACGCATTTATGGGCAAAAACAAGCACTGATGGTGAGCATTGGAGCAGCCCTATTGATATGCACATCCCCTTAATCCCTAATCATGGGCCCGAGGCGATAAAAAATGGCAGACTTATCATCAGCGGTAATTTCAGTTTTCCTTATACTGATGATCCTACCGGCATTTCCGGCTGGAAAATGACCAGTTTTTACCTGGATTCATTGTATAAGCAGGATAATTCTGCAGCCTTTTATAAACCGGCAGAAAAATTGGGTTTGCCGCCGCTTTGCGAAGGTTCATTTTTTCAGACCGATGATAACATTATACATATGCTGTTACGTGTAACAGGTAAAGGTTGGAAGGGTAAACTGTGGCTTACCGAAAGTAAGGATAATGGTACATCATGGTCGAGGCCGGTTGAAACCGCGTTTACTGATAATGACAGTAAATTTCATTTTGGCCGCCTGCCTGATAAGCGTTATTATTATGTAGGGATACCTGATACACTGCACCATTATGACCGTAACCCGCTGGTGCTGGCAATTTCAGCAGATGGCAGGTCCTTTAATAAGCAATATATTATTGCAGATGAATTATACCAGTTAAAAACTAAAGGTTTATACAAAGGCGGCCAGTACGGTTACCCGCATACCGTCATTTGGAACGGTTATATGTATGTGATCATCTCCCGCCAAAAGGAAGCTATTGAAGTGATCCGCTTTAAACTCGATCAATTAAAGGGGCTTTAACGGGAATATGATTAATATAAGAAATGTTATATTTTTTTACAGAAATTAAATAAAAAAGACCTTTTTTATACTTATCTAACTATATTATTAGCTATGGAAGTGTACGACGTACACTTTGAAAATATTATTTCTCGTAAAAAAAATGATACAAGTGTTGATAAGACAATAAAATAAAATCCTTAATATTGGTTTAATATTTTATGTTCGATTAGTTAACAGTTAAATGTCCGGGTATAATTCCTATAGCGATGATGAATTAATTATCCTCCTTAAAGAGGGTGATTTGAATGCTTTTACAGCTATTCATAACCGGTATTATGGTGTTTTATATAGTCACGCTTATAAACGGCTGGCAGATAGGGAAGAAGTTAAAGATATTTTACAAGAACTTTTTACCTGTATCTGGAATAATAGAGAATCCCTTATTTTTAATGTTAACCTGCAGGCCTATTTATATACCGCTGTACGGAACAGGATATTGAATGTTTATAAGCATCAGAAAATAAAATCAGACTACGTAGCATCATTCGAAAGCTTTTTGGTAAACAATGAGCCTACTCCCGACGAAACCCTGCGGATAAAAGAATTGATTGCCCTTGTTGATGCTGAAGTTCAATCATTGCCTGCAAAAATGCGGCTTATATTCGAAATGAGCAGAAATTCCCACCTTTCGCACAGTGAAATAGCCGAACAATTAAACATCAGCCCCCTTACCGTAAAAAAGCAGGTGAATAACTCGCTTAAGGTACTGCGCCTTAAATTAGGCACTCATTTTTTTATGCTGTTTTTGTAATTTTTCGCTCATTGTTTCAAGTACCGAAGCGCAACACTCCCCGACTTAAAAACCGTTGACTCCACAAGTTTTAATTGTAATTTCTCTTGCAGGTTTATACCATCAAACAAGCGCCTCCCTTCTCCTATAACTATCGGGTGAACCACAATATGATATTCATCAATCAAACCAAGTTCTGCAAGTTGTGAAGGAATGTTTACACCACCGGTT
Protein-coding regions in this window:
- a CDS encoding LruC domain-containing protein, with the protein product MIKLYTGLFLLCLAGLISCKKSSDNSKKGSQPVVKIAPDGFNYATARNVKLNLTLQSPTGQALSGIVVSVYRPDSTAATNAIFKGTTDKNGNLTATISVPTSINSLIIDPAYLGLMHNAHANINANAITASLGGSAGYSGDIVPDALPTSGSGSGTALNLMHTASVVNGSTTYSYPSPYTATSNAVLNTLQFPATEGVPKYLVTSDVVSSTLLSYVNASLPEGKPVTTTHPNYLSSTAVSTLNVTATADVWVTFVAEGAGNLNSLAYYTYPTGTPPASTADIKTATLIFPNASGLGSGGGLLAGDKVKLGTFPAGTSIGFILLAYAWTGLGVDVTTPKYYSTDALNPETTVSLQKHTVVLYDSADNLTLIGFEDTNRQTGGSDNDFNDVVFYATSNPVTAISNTNIPPIAKPLDTDGDGVPDASDAFPNDPTRAYITYYPSQTGFASIAFEDNWPSKGDYDMNDLVLNYRYTFVSNAQNQVVTLQADYNVAAAGASFKNGFGLQLPVAASAVQSVTGQLFKNTYITLASNGVEAGQSKAVIIPFDNTDAMINNPDFSFFVNTENSKSKVTGITSSVLVTFTTPIAQSTLDVSTFNPFLISNGRRTYEVHLPGYAPTDKADTKLFGTNDDASVPSQGKYYLSNANWPWAINYTTPFVYPIEGINITNAYLHFADWAGSAGASYTDWYSNTADGYRNNDNLYLK
- a CDS encoding exo-alpha-sialidase, with the protein product MTIRYLVFGFAITLCNLANAQQAAIRNNYKDEKGLPHLKIEREMIYTPGNSWLYNHHAAIIEFKGKLIATWSNGLVDEDSPGQRVVFSVSSDFEHWSAPGIIAEPEKAANGMQKVLTAAGLYKYNGKLVAYYGEYEKDRTHTHLWAKTSTDGEHWSSPIDMHIPLIPNHGPEAIKNGRLIISGNFSFPYTDDPTGISGWKMTSFYLDSLYKQDNSAAFYKPAEKLGLPPLCEGSFFQTDDNIIHMLLRVTGKGWKGKLWLTESKDNGTSWSRPVETAFTDNDSKFHFGRLPDKRYYYVGIPDTLHHYDRNPLVLAISADGRSFNKQYIIADELYQLKTKGLYKGGQYGYPHTVIWNGYMYVIISRQKEAIEVIRFKLDQLKGL
- a CDS encoding RNA polymerase sigma-70 factor, which translates into the protein MSGYNSYSDDELIILLKEGDLNAFTAIHNRYYGVLYSHAYKRLADREEVKDILQELFTCIWNNRESLIFNVNLQAYLYTAVRNRILNVYKHQKIKSDYVASFESFLVNNEPTPDETLRIKELIALVDAEVQSLPAKMRLIFEMSRNSHLSHSEIAEQLNISPLTVKKQVNNSLKVLRLKLGTHFFMLFL